GGATTTACCTTTCCCGCACGAAGTGCAAAACAACCTGAAATTATCAATTAAAAAAGAAAAAAATGTTACAAAGCCGCCGGAGGGACTTGAACCCTCGACCTGCTGATTACGAATCAGCCGCTATACCGCTAAGCCACGGCGGCGCAATATCTCATAATGTCGACCGTTACGCTAATAAAAGATGTGTTTGATGGAATGGTTTTAGGAATACCCACTCAGGGTGGTGACGCTCTGGGGGCCCTGCGGCTCCTTGGGAGCAATGGTGCCGAACTTTCCTTCGTAATCGGCCATGGTCTTGGTCAGCACCGCGAGCAGGTTCTTGGCGTGGGTGGGCGTGATCGAGACGATGGCCTTTGCCCGGGCCTGGTTTACCTGCGGCAACTGGTGGAGGAAGAGGAACGTGAACTCGTCTTCCTTGTACGCGATCTGGATCATGTTGCTGTACACCGGATCGAGTGTCTGCGGGATATTGACTGATATTTCCTGTCCTGTCATGCTGATCAGGTTTGCCTTCTACTGCTATCAAACATTGGTTCTGGTCCAGGATGTGCCGGGATATATCCGAAAACGGTGCCTGGGGAGGGTGAAAACTAATTCCAGAAAGGTTATTCCTCCCGGTTTCCCACGTTTAGAGAAGAGGAACTATCCTGACAGGGCTAAAGGAACATGTGACGGTCTCGGATCTGGTGCGGGTGCACGCGTGTCCGGTCCGGTTTTATTACGAACAGGGCGAGCCTTTCTCCGAATCCGACCGGTACGCGGTCTGCAAGCAGCTCTCGTACCATCTCGGAACCCCCCTAGAGGTGGACGTGATCTGGCAGGAGATCCTTTCGGTCTCCCCAACACTCGATCCGTCCATGAAGGAGTTCCTGGAACTCTGCATCACGGCCTGCAACAAAAGCGAATGGAAACCCGCGGTCCAGACCGATGTGAAGGCGGTCTCGGACAAGCATGGGATTGTCGGCATGATCGACCGCATCGCCGCCGATGGCACGTTCTCGATCGTCCGGGCGGCAGGAGCCATGCCGTTTGGCACCTATTCTGCCGACCGCATCCGGATTGCCTGTATCGCGTTCTGTCTGGAGGAGATGACCGGTGAGGAAGTAAAAGGCGGGAACGTGGAATATATCCCGGACGGTGTTTCCCGCTTCCACGAGGTCCAGCCCCGGGACCGCCGGCAGGTGATCGCGACGATCCATAAGATCAAAGCGATAAAGGACGGCGAGATGCCCCAGCACCCGTTGAACGCTCCCTGCAACCGGTGCAAGTACAATGAGCGGTGCGAGAGCAGTGTAGGCAGGCGCTTGTCCGAGCTGTTGTAAGCACAGGTTGCAGGCAGCCGGCAACTGGTAACTGGTAACTGGCAACTGGCAGCCGGCACACGAACCTTTTTCTATTCCCACTTCCATCTCACCAAACGTGGATATCTATATTCTGAGGCACGGCCGGGCAGAGAAGCGTGCCCCGTCTATCGAAGGCGATACCGGGCGGGCGCTGACCGGGCAGGGGCGCACCGAGATTCTCGGGGTTGCCGAGTTCCTCGCATCCCGCGATGTCGTGTTCGGCTGCATAGCCACGAGCCCGTACGTGCGGGCAATGGAAACCGCCCAGATCGTAGCAAAAGCACTCGGCAAGCGGGGGATTCTAATGCAGTGGGAGGAGCTGACGCCTGGATCGAGCATCGAGGCGCTGGAATCCCGCATATCGGGCCGACCTGAGGAGGAGTCGCTGCTCATTGTGGGGCATGAGCCGCTGTTAGGTGAGTTCACCGGTTACATGATCACGGCGGGACATGATGCTGCCATCGCTTTTGGCAAAGGCGGGCTGGCAAAGATCCGGAATGCCCGGCTTGACCCGGTGAGCGGGGAGTTGCAGTGGCTGCTTACTGTGCGGCAGATACTGAGTATGAAATAGCTGTTCATTGAAGTGATATCGATATATTGAAGAATGAGGTTGATTGGTCTCTAAAAATAAGTTTGAATTGAAACAGGCCCAGTCACATTTTGATTACTGGATTAACTTGACTATTTCATTTGATTTGGATAGGCAAATCTGAGCGTTAAATTCCGTTATTGTATAATGCTCCCTGTAATCTGAATTTGTTCGCCATTGAATCAGATGAATTAAATGCTGCCCTATTTTACTCCTTTTGGGATCTTTACTTTTCGCAAAAAAATCAATCACTTCTTGATGCGCAGCACCATCCTCAGAAATTTTAGCGCCTTTTGAAATTGCATAATTTCTTAAGAAGCAGTGTGATGCATAATACGATCTACTAATTGCGCATCTAAAAGCTGCTTCTTTCAATTCGTCATGAGATTTCCCATAACGATAAACGCACTGAGCTAGTTGAAGATAATCGTTCCAATTGAATGTCATTTCATTTCCACTGGGGGTTGAAAATCAGTAGAGATTATGAAATATGCCGATTTTCCAATGACATCATTCCAAAATGTGTCACACAAACCATCAATAGTCTCCATTATATCGTGAGGATATTGTTTTTTCCTCACATTTAAAACGAGAAATTGAAATCCACTTTCTAGATCTTTAGATACTTCTAAAGATAGTTCTGTATCTTTATCAAAAATCTCTGTCGCGAGTTTGCATCCATTAAGAATAACCGGCAGAATATCTTCATGATCTAAAATGAATCCACTAATTTCATCAATATTAGGAATATAAATGTGGGACAAAAAATCAAGTGAATATAGCGATGATTGTGTAGGTGAAATATATTCATATTCGAGAGTAGTGGAATAATCTGTTTCGAAATGAGATAAAATCGCTTCGATGATTTTGACTATTGACTCATAAGTCCTTTTTGTAAAATCATACGTGTCTATTGAAAATGCGTCCTCATCAAAATTTAAGCTATACGCTTTGGTGTATTGATGACTTATTATTGTGGGGGATGTTCGTATCATTGAATTCGAAGAATAACAATTCAATTAAATCTCTCCATTAATTCTTTGAATATTCTGTCAAACCACGTGTGAGTCAATTTATGGGATGTATCAATCCATTGAATAATTTCTTCGGGACTCTGTGGAACTGCGTCTTTTTTCGAACTAATAACTGTTTCTGTTATAATTGCATCCTTGTTTTGTCTTTTACCCCGGACTATTCGAACTGTCGCAACACCTTGCGTAAATGGATAAGAAACTCGGAAATCAATTCCCAAGGGGATATTATTAACATTCGTATCATTAAACAAAGATTCAGGCATTGAAAAATTTATAGCCATTTTTTCTTTTAGGAAAACGAGAATATTTTCATTGAAGTCATAATCGATCGCATCTATATACCTTAATGTTAGTCCACTAACTTGTATTTCTTTTGAGGATGGATACAATGAGAAATAGCTATTTATCAAATCACACAATCTTTTCTGATAATCTGGCCAATCATAGTTTTCAGTGTCATTTAAAGTAATAATCCCAGGACCCATTTGAATTAACGGCCATCCTCCCTCTTTTTTTCGGAATCTGTGTTGAATAATATAGGCTGCCATCTCATCAGGCATTGTTGCTTGAGGAAGAGACTCATGGAATGGATACTCGCGTTCACACAATTTATCGTAGAGTCTACCAATTAATAATTTATAATTTGGATCGATTTTCACACCCGGTGAAGGCTGATCAAGCTTCCATTTCATTTCAAAAATTGCCTCTACCA
The sequence above is drawn from the Methanomicrobiales archaeon HGW-Methanomicrobiales-1 genome and encodes:
- a CDS encoding DUF3467 domain-containing protein encodes the protein MTGQEISVNIPQTLDPVYSNMIQIAYKEDEFTFLFLHQLPQVNQARAKAIVSITPTHAKNLLAVLTKTMADYEGKFGTIAPKEPQGPQSVTTLSGYS
- a CDS encoding recombinase RecB, which translates into the protein MLTGLKEHVTVSDLVRVHACPVRFYYEQGEPFSESDRYAVCKQLSYHLGTPLEVDVIWQEILSVSPTLDPSMKEFLELCITACNKSEWKPAVQTDVKAVSDKHGIVGMIDRIAADGTFSIVRAAGAMPFGTYSADRIRIACIAFCLEEMTGEEVKGGNVEYIPDGVSRFHEVQPRDRRQVIATIHKIKAIKDGEMPQHPLNAPCNRCKYNERCESSVGRRLSELL
- the sixA gene encoding phosphohistidine phosphatase SixA, translated to MVTGNWQPAHEPFSIPTSISPNVDIYILRHGRAEKRAPSIEGDTGRALTGQGRTEILGVAEFLASRDVVFGCIATSPYVRAMETAQIVAKALGKRGILMQWEELTPGSSIEALESRISGRPEEESLLIVGHEPLLGEFTGYMITAGHDAAIAFGKGGLAKIRNARLDPVSGELQWLLTVRQILSMK